A single window of Candidatus Nanopelagicales bacterium DNA harbors:
- a CDS encoding transglycosylase family protein — protein MVKTVAAPQANVLSAKQKKLVVKRQNKRQFGLYNLPVGKNSIRKYHLKKSHLLQIRKAKRFARSSKARSVRNCESGGNYRTNTGNGYYGAYQFDRGTWISNGGGRYASTANRAPKFGQDHIMWKTQRARGWSPWACA, from the coding sequence ATGGTCAAGACCGTTGCCGCACCGCAAGCCAATGTCCTGTCTGCCAAGCAGAAGAAGCTCGTCGTCAAGCGTCAGAACAAGCGCCAATTCGGGCTGTACAACCTGCCGGTCGGTAAGAACTCGATCCGCAAGTACCACCTCAAGAAGAGTCACCTGTTGCAGATCCGCAAGGCCAAGCGCTTTGCTCGCTCGAGCAAGGCACGCTCGGTCCGTAACTGCGAGAGTGGCGGTAACTACCGCACCAACACCGGCAACGGTTACTACGGTGCGTACCAGTTCGACCGCGGTACCTGGATCAGCAATGGTGGTGGCCGTTACGCCAGCACCGCCAACCGGGCACCGAAGTTCGGTCAGGACCACATCATGTGGAAGACCCAGCGCGCACGTGGCTGGAGCCCGTGGGCCTGCGCCTAA